DNA from Geobacter sulfurreducens PCA:
ATCCAGGGCGCGCTCACCACGGCCAGGGTGAGGGTGCCGTCGCGAAAGGCCACCGGCCGGGCACGGGCCGCAATGCGTTCTCCCACAGCCTCGTCCCAGAACAGCCAGATGCGTCCCTCTTTCAGGCGACGTTCCGCGGGCTTGCCTCGCAGGACATCGGCCAGGAGGTCGCCTACCACCCGGGGCTTGCCCATCCGTCCGCGAACGTCACCCATTGTTTTGGCGGCGGCGATGGATGAATCCGCCAATAAGCTGCCCCGCGACGGCGCCACCGAGGGTGAGGGGGATGAATTTCCAGCTGAAGCCGGCCTTTACACGCAGGTAGATGATAAGGGGAATGGAGATGTGGATGTAGAAATACCAGCCGAAAGTGAACTTCTCGCACCCTTGACGAAGATAGCCGAGGGGAATATTGATGAGGAGAGCCGTCAGCGTCAGGCCCGAAATCATAAAAAATGCGTGCATTGTTCACCTCTTTCGGCATAGTATGGAAGTCTGTGCCGTTTGTCAATTGGCCAGCGAACTCTCGACCTGAAAGGAGCGCCATGGTTCGCGAGGGAGAGCGCGTTGCGATTTTCAACTCGATCCACCGCGTCATGAAAGCCGAAAAACTCCTCAAAGGCCAGGGGATGGTGATACTTCTCATTCCCGCGCCCCGCGACCTCCACGCTGATTGCGGTCTTGCCATCCGCTATGCATCGGCCGATGCCGTAGCGGTTGAGTCGAGCCTGCGGGAGGCCGATCTCG
Protein-coding regions in this window:
- a CDS encoding DUF3343 domain-containing protein; the encoded protein is MVREGERVAIFNSIHRVMKAEKLLKGQGMVILLIPAPRDLHADCGLAIRYASADAVAVESSLREADLEPEEIHEKTAVGYSRLP